In Nocardioides cavernae, a single genomic region encodes these proteins:
- a CDS encoding DUF6542 domain-containing protein encodes MTRADTWWQVGQEPARQVVSLGVALTLTAVALDVLLVGSLTLFFDLCFVALCLGLAALVRRQDFYLVALLPPVLMVVVFGFVAVVARDAIADPRDSLLQAVVSGVATHGVALFVGYALCLGWLGWRLRRKGDLASELGRELGQPAD; translated from the coding sequence GTGACACGGGCCGACACGTGGTGGCAGGTCGGGCAGGAGCCGGCCCGTCAGGTCGTGTCCCTGGGCGTCGCCCTCACGCTGACCGCCGTCGCCCTCGACGTGCTGCTGGTCGGCAGCCTCACGCTGTTCTTCGACCTCTGCTTCGTGGCGTTGTGCCTGGGTCTGGCGGCGCTGGTGCGGCGCCAGGACTTCTACCTCGTCGCGCTGCTGCCACCGGTCCTGATGGTCGTGGTCTTCGGCTTCGTCGCCGTCGTCGCGCGCGACGCGATCGCCGACCCGCGTGACAGCCTGCTCCAGGCCGTCGTCTCCGGGGTCGCCACCCACGGCGTCGCCCTCTTCGTCGGCTACGCGCTGTGCCTGGGCTGGCTCGGCTGGCGCCTGCGCCGCAAGGGCGACCTCGCGTCCGAGCTCGGGCGCGAGCTGGGTCAGCCGGCCGACTGA
- a CDS encoding DNA recombination protein RmuC gives MDTFPLVLTLAAVLAVGLALGAVIGALWARSRPADDTAIAALQQRVADHAVVQDGLERLQDQLSDLAHDRTAWQAQLHQQVADVRQSTDVLRHETHTLATALRKPQVRGQWGELHLRRTVELAGLVDHCDFAEQTRLDDGRLRPDLVVTLAGGRTIAVDAKAPLAAFLDLTGADDPAEHERALTRLGEHVRKHVADLGSRRYWEALAGTPEFVVLFLPGEAILQAALQAVPDLVEQAAARNVVLATPSTLIALLRTVAQGWQHEVLNAQAQEVQRLGQELHARLGSMAGHLDKVGRSLNASVVAYNQAMGSLEGRVLVSARRFVDLGVTNDQLEGPRQVETVPRSAAASELDVLDDVPGATGDPTLDDLLDQHPGSAPAAARRARGA, from the coding sequence ATGGACACCTTCCCCCTCGTGCTGACCCTGGCGGCCGTCCTCGCCGTCGGGCTGGCCCTCGGTGCCGTGATCGGCGCGCTGTGGGCACGCAGCCGCCCGGCCGACGACACCGCGATCGCCGCGCTGCAGCAGCGGGTCGCCGACCACGCGGTCGTCCAGGACGGGCTCGAGCGGCTGCAGGACCAGCTGAGCGACCTGGCCCACGACCGCACGGCCTGGCAGGCCCAGCTCCACCAGCAGGTGGCCGACGTACGCCAGTCGACCGACGTGCTGCGCCACGAGACCCACACGCTCGCGACCGCCCTGCGCAAGCCGCAGGTGCGCGGGCAGTGGGGCGAGCTCCACCTGCGCCGGACCGTCGAGCTCGCGGGGCTGGTCGACCACTGCGACTTCGCCGAGCAGACGCGCCTCGACGACGGCCGGCTGCGCCCCGACCTCGTCGTCACCCTCGCCGGCGGACGCACCATCGCTGTCGACGCGAAGGCTCCGCTCGCCGCCTTCCTCGACCTGACCGGCGCCGACGACCCCGCCGAGCACGAGCGGGCGCTGACCCGGCTCGGCGAGCACGTGCGCAAGCACGTCGCCGACCTGGGCTCCCGGCGCTACTGGGAGGCGTTGGCCGGCACCCCCGAGTTCGTGGTGCTGTTCCTCCCCGGCGAGGCGATCCTCCAGGCCGCGCTCCAGGCGGTGCCCGACCTCGTCGAGCAGGCCGCGGCCCGCAACGTCGTCCTGGCCACCCCCTCCACGCTGATCGCGCTGCTGCGCACGGTCGCCCAGGGGTGGCAGCACGAGGTGCTCAACGCCCAGGCGCAGGAGGTGCAGCGGCTCGGGCAGGAGCTGCACGCCCGGCTGGGCTCGATGGCCGGCCACCTCGACAAGGTGGGTCGCTCGCTCAACGCCAGCGTCGTCGCCTACAACCAGGCGATGGGCTCGCTCGAGGGACGCGTGCTGGTGTCCGCGCGCCGCTTCGTCGACCTCGGCGTCACCAACGACCAGCTCGAGGGACCTCGGCAGGTCGAGACGGTGCCCCGCTCGGCTGCCGCGTCCGAGCTGGATGTCCTCGACGACGTCCCGGGCGCGACGGGCGACCCGACGCTCGACGACCTGCTCGACCAGCACCCCGGCTCGGCGCCCGCAGCGGCGCGCCGCGCGCGGGGCGCCTGA
- a CDS encoding GlxA family transcriptional regulator — protein sequence MSSSPSSPSAEPHRVVVLAVAPVIGYDLTIPPQVLGEARDADGGPLYDVAVVTLDGQPVEATRGYAIAPSAGPEALARAQTVIVPGTQVAGPRRDGTIDDDLRAALASVPADARWVSICTGAFVLAAAGILDGHRATTHWKYADDFRRLYPDIAVDEDVLFTDDGRVLTSAGLSAGIDLSLHLVRSDHGTAVANAVARHMVVPPWRDGGQAQFIERHVPRRTDETTSDVRAWAQAHLDRPLDVATLARQASMSVRTFTRRFREETGQSPGAWVTQQRVRHAQHLLEATDLTVDDVATRAGMGTAASLRQHLHASLGVSPSAYRRTFRGTGADPGRVRSR from the coding sequence ATGTCGTCGTCGCCCTCCTCCCCGTCGGCCGAGCCGCACCGCGTGGTGGTCCTCGCCGTCGCGCCGGTCATCGGCTACGACCTGACCATCCCGCCGCAGGTGCTCGGCGAGGCCCGCGACGCCGACGGCGGCCCGCTCTACGACGTGGCGGTGGTGACCCTCGACGGGCAGCCCGTTGAGGCGACCCGCGGCTATGCCATCGCCCCGTCGGCCGGCCCCGAGGCGCTCGCCCGGGCGCAGACCGTGATCGTCCCCGGCACCCAGGTCGCCGGCCCGCGGCGTGACGGGACGATCGACGACGACCTCCGTGCCGCCCTGGCCTCCGTCCCCGCCGACGCCCGCTGGGTCTCGATCTGCACCGGCGCCTTCGTGCTCGCGGCGGCCGGGATCCTCGACGGCCACCGCGCGACGACCCACTGGAAGTACGCCGACGACTTCCGCCGCCTCTACCCCGACATCGCCGTCGACGAGGACGTCCTCTTCACCGACGACGGCCGGGTGCTCACCTCGGCCGGTCTCAGCGCCGGAATCGACCTGAGCCTCCACCTCGTGCGCAGCGACCACGGCACAGCGGTCGCCAACGCGGTCGCCCGCCACATGGTGGTGCCACCGTGGCGCGACGGCGGGCAGGCGCAGTTCATCGAGCGACACGTCCCGCGTCGCACCGACGAGACCACCAGCGACGTACGCGCGTGGGCGCAGGCCCACCTCGACCGGCCCCTCGACGTCGCGACCCTCGCCCGGCAGGCCTCGATGAGCGTGCGCACCTTCACCCGGCGCTTCCGTGAGGAGACCGGCCAGTCCCCCGGCGCGTGGGTCACCCAGCAGCGGGTCCGGCACGCCCAGCACCTCCTCGAGGCGACCGACCTGACCGTCGACGACGTCGCGACCCGCGCCGGGATGGGCACCGCCGCCTCGCTGCGCCAGCACCTGCATGCATCCCTCGGCGTCTCGCCCTCGGCCTACCGGCGCACGTTCCGCGGCACCGGCGCCGACCCGGGTCGAGTGCGCTCGCGGTAG
- a CDS encoding MFS transporter — MTTPSEPTLGRPQRLHWAWVVAAVSFVTLVGAAAFRSVPGVLIEPLHEEFGWSHGLIGSAVSLNLMLFGLISPFAAALMDRFGVRPVVTFALLMVAVGSGLTVFMTEPWQLILCWGLLVGIGTGSMSMAFVATITSRWFVARRGLVSGILTAGNATGQLIFLPVVAWLATHHGWRTAALLAAAAALAVVPLVLLLLRNHPADLGLQAFGATAADPGPPPHQHVGSSAGRALAVLRDAARSRTFWLLSGGFAICGMTTNGLIATHFVPAAHDHGMPATTAASLLAVVGIFDVVGTIASGWLTDKVDPRLLLVGYYVLRGVGLMTLPALMSPHVAPSMWVFIIVYGLDWVATVPPTVALCREWFGAAAGPIVFGWVFASHQVGAAVAATGAGVVRDVTGGYDPAFYAAAGLCALAAVMSYAIRRTPQPAVAPPTAAVM; from the coding sequence ATGACGACTCCTTCCGAGCCGACCCTCGGGCGGCCGCAGCGGCTGCACTGGGCGTGGGTGGTGGCCGCGGTGTCCTTCGTGACGCTCGTCGGCGCGGCCGCCTTCCGTTCCGTGCCGGGCGTGCTGATCGAGCCGCTGCACGAGGAGTTCGGCTGGTCGCACGGACTGATCGGCTCCGCGGTCTCGCTCAACCTCATGCTCTTCGGACTGATCTCGCCGTTCGCGGCGGCCCTGATGGATCGCTTCGGCGTCCGGCCGGTCGTCACGTTCGCCCTGCTGATGGTCGCCGTCGGTAGCGGCCTGACGGTCTTCATGACCGAGCCGTGGCAGCTGATCCTGTGCTGGGGCCTGCTCGTCGGCATCGGCACCGGCTCGATGTCGATGGCGTTCGTCGCCACGATCACCAGCCGCTGGTTCGTGGCACGCCGCGGCCTGGTCAGCGGCATCCTGACCGCCGGCAACGCGACCGGCCAGCTGATCTTCCTGCCCGTCGTGGCCTGGCTCGCGACCCACCACGGCTGGCGTACGGCGGCACTGCTGGCCGCCGCGGCCGCCCTCGCCGTCGTACCGCTGGTGCTCCTGCTCCTGCGCAACCACCCGGCCGACCTCGGGCTGCAGGCGTTCGGCGCCACCGCCGCCGACCCCGGCCCGCCACCTCACCAGCACGTCGGCTCCAGCGCAGGGCGTGCCCTCGCCGTGCTGCGCGACGCCGCCCGCAGCCGGACCTTCTGGCTCCTCTCCGGCGGGTTCGCCATCTGCGGGATGACGACCAACGGCCTCATCGCCACCCACTTCGTCCCGGCGGCCCACGACCACGGCATGCCGGCCACCACCGCCGCCTCCCTGCTCGCGGTCGTCGGCATCTTCGACGTCGTCGGCACGATCGCCTCGGGCTGGCTCACGGACAAGGTCGACCCGCGGCTGCTGCTGGTGGGCTACTACGTGCTGCGCGGCGTGGGCCTCATGACGCTCCCGGCGCTGATGTCGCCTCACGTCGCGCCCAGCATGTGGGTCTTCATCATCGTCTACGGCCTCGACTGGGTCGCGACCGTGCCGCCCACCGTCGCGCTGTGCCGGGAGTGGTTCGGCGCGGCGGCCGGCCCGATCGTCTTCGGCTGGGTCTTCGCCAGCCACCAGGTGGGTGCGGCCGTGGCCGCCACGGGCGCCGGGGTGGTCCGCGACGTCACCGGCGGCTACGACCCCGCCTTCTACGCCGCGGCCGGTCTGTGCGCCCTCGCCGCCGTGATGTCGTACGCCATCCGGCGCACGCCGCAGCCCGCCGTGGCACCGCCGACCGCCGCCGTGATGTGA
- a CDS encoding exodeoxyribonuclease III produces the protein MRIATWNVNSLRSRIDRVEAFVQRHDIDVLALQETKAREDQLPLMGLQALGYDIAVAGLNQWNGVALLSRVGLEDVEVGFSDMPGWGDPVAAESRAIGATCGGVRIWSLYVPNGRKPDDPHYTYKLDWLARLRATASGWLDGETALVGDWNICPTDDDVFDVKQFAKSTHVTPPERAAFQGFLDDGYAEVTRAHDAGYTYWDYYRQRFERDRGLKIDFVLASPTLASRVTGAFIDRDERDPAQGTGSPSDHAPVVVDLG, from the coding sequence GTGCGCATCGCGACCTGGAACGTCAACTCCCTCCGCTCCCGCATCGACCGAGTCGAGGCGTTCGTGCAGCGGCACGACATCGACGTGCTCGCCCTCCAGGAGACCAAGGCCCGCGAGGACCAGCTGCCGCTGATGGGCCTGCAGGCCCTCGGCTACGACATCGCCGTCGCCGGGCTCAACCAGTGGAACGGCGTCGCGCTGCTGTCGCGCGTCGGCCTCGAGGACGTCGAGGTCGGCTTCTCCGACATGCCCGGGTGGGGCGACCCCGTGGCCGCCGAGTCCCGCGCGATCGGCGCCACCTGCGGCGGGGTGCGCATCTGGTCGCTCTACGTCCCCAACGGCCGCAAGCCCGACGACCCGCACTACACCTACAAGCTCGACTGGCTGGCCCGACTGCGCGCGACCGCGAGCGGCTGGCTCGACGGCGAGACCGCGCTCGTCGGCGACTGGAACATCTGCCCCACCGACGACGACGTCTTCGACGTCAAGCAGTTCGCGAAGTCGACGCACGTGACGCCGCCCGAGCGGGCCGCCTTCCAGGGGTTCCTCGACGACGGCTACGCCGAGGTGACCCGCGCCCACGACGCCGGCTACACCTACTGGGACTACTACCGCCAGCGCTTCGAGCGCGACCGCGGCCTCAAGATCGACTTCGTCCTCGCCTCCCCCACGCTCGCCTCGCGGGTCACCGGCGCCTTCATCGACCGCGACGAGCGCGACCCCGCGCAGGGCACGGGCTCGCCGTCGGACCACGCGCCGGTCGTCGTCGACCTCGGCTGA
- a CDS encoding M57 family metalloprotease yields the protein MQRSRLGVIALSSAALLGAALASPALAATDSEIPTFQEFHASTFKDADQQYIVNGDEPIAGTGELKGYYDRMVHGSEEAMENGLVVNTVGGIDDKWSTSQVGNLTYCVSTKFGSRYTDVVNAMTSGAGLWEAASSRINFVHVPSQDASCTTRNNNVLFSVEPVQTSQYIARAFFPSSPKRSRNVLVDDSIWTSGSWTPTNILGHELGHTLGFRHEHTRPEAGTCFEDNNWRPLTPYDSSSIMHYPQCNGTSSNLSMTATDRQGAVTLYGS from the coding sequence ATGCAGCGCAGTCGACTCGGGGTGATCGCCCTCAGCTCCGCAGCACTCCTCGGCGCGGCCCTCGCCTCACCGGCACTGGCCGCCACGGACTCGGAGATCCCGACGTTCCAGGAGTTCCACGCATCCACCTTCAAGGACGCCGACCAGCAGTACATCGTCAACGGTGACGAGCCCATCGCCGGCACCGGCGAGCTCAAGGGCTACTACGACCGGATGGTCCACGGCTCCGAGGAGGCCATGGAGAACGGCCTCGTCGTCAACACCGTCGGCGGCATCGACGACAAGTGGTCGACCTCGCAGGTCGGCAACCTGACCTACTGCGTGAGCACCAAGTTCGGCTCGCGCTACACCGACGTCGTCAACGCCATGACCAGCGGTGCGGGCCTGTGGGAGGCCGCGTCCTCGCGCATCAACTTCGTGCACGTGCCGTCGCAGGACGCCAGCTGCACGACGCGCAACAACAACGTGCTCTTCTCGGTCGAGCCGGTGCAGACCTCGCAGTACATCGCCCGCGCGTTCTTCCCCAGCTCGCCCAAGCGCTCGCGCAACGTGCTGGTCGACGACTCGATCTGGACCTCCGGATCGTGGACCCCGACCAACATCCTGGGCCACGAGCTGGGCCACACGCTCGGCTTCCGGCACGAGCACACGCGGCCCGAGGCCGGCACCTGCTTCGAGGACAACAACTGGCGCCCGCTGACGCCGTACGACTCGTCCTCGATCATGCACTACCCCCAGTGCAACGGCACCTCGAGCAACCTCAGCATGACGGCGACCGACCGCCAGGGCGCAGTCACCCTCTACGGCTCCTGA
- a CDS encoding acyl-CoA dehydrogenase: MSTTASPSTILSARDLQFMLFEWLDVEQLAERPRFAEHDRETYDALLALCEQLATEHFAPHYRRSDTEEPVFDGEKVRLIPEIATALEAFAKADLLTLTLDEEVGGQQVPHVVASACMAWFTAANIGTAAYSFLTVANAGLLLAHGTPEQVERFVTPMLEGRFFGTMTLSEPHAGSSLGDVVTRAVPADDGTYRIFGSKMWISGGDHEMGDNIVHLVLAKLPDAAPGTRGISLFVVPKHLVGEDGSIGERNDVALAGINHKLGSRGTVNTAPVFGGGAFTPGGAAGAVGHLVGEPGKGLSYMFHMMNAARLGVGMSATTTAYTAYLKALEYARSRPQGRRLGAADPSAPQVPIIEHADVRRMLLAQKSYVEGALALNLYCSRLLDVQATARDEEERTGTGRLLDLLTPIAKSWPSQWGQESNSLAIQVLGGSGYTRDYDVEAHWRDQRLNPIHEGTHGIQALDLLGRKVLGGGGASLVALAARIGETVARARDLGGEPAAHADALQSAVDRLGEVTLALAGLGDPERTMANATVYLEAAGHVVVAWMWLEQLVAVGDRTGDFYDGKRAAARYFFRWELPKVGPMLDLLASGDTTTLEMRDAWF; the protein is encoded by the coding sequence GTGTCCACCACCGCCTCGCCGTCGACGATCCTCTCCGCGCGCGACCTGCAGTTCATGCTCTTCGAGTGGCTCGACGTGGAGCAGCTGGCCGAGAGGCCGCGGTTCGCCGAGCACGACCGCGAGACGTACGACGCGCTGCTGGCGCTGTGCGAGCAGCTGGCCACCGAGCACTTCGCCCCGCACTACCGCCGCAGCGACACCGAGGAACCGGTCTTCGACGGTGAGAAGGTGCGGCTCATCCCGGAGATCGCCACGGCGCTGGAGGCGTTCGCCAAGGCCGACCTGCTCACGCTGACCCTCGACGAGGAGGTCGGCGGGCAGCAGGTCCCGCACGTGGTGGCGTCGGCGTGCATGGCGTGGTTCACCGCCGCCAACATCGGTACCGCGGCGTACTCGTTCCTCACCGTCGCGAACGCCGGGCTGCTGCTCGCCCACGGCACTCCCGAGCAGGTCGAGCGCTTCGTGACGCCGATGCTCGAGGGGCGCTTCTTCGGGACGATGACATTGTCCGAGCCGCACGCCGGCTCCAGCCTCGGCGACGTGGTCACGCGGGCCGTCCCGGCCGACGACGGCACCTACCGGATCTTCGGCAGCAAGATGTGGATCTCGGGCGGCGACCACGAGATGGGCGACAACATCGTCCACCTCGTCCTGGCCAAGCTGCCCGACGCGGCGCCGGGGACGCGCGGCATCTCGCTCTTCGTGGTCCCCAAGCACCTCGTCGGCGAGGACGGCTCCATCGGCGAGCGCAACGACGTCGCCCTCGCCGGCATCAACCACAAGCTCGGCAGCCGGGGGACGGTCAACACCGCACCCGTCTTCGGCGGCGGGGCGTTCACCCCCGGTGGCGCAGCGGGCGCCGTCGGCCACCTCGTCGGCGAGCCCGGCAAGGGCCTGTCCTACATGTTCCACATGATGAACGCGGCGCGCCTCGGGGTCGGGATGTCCGCGACCACCACGGCCTACACCGCCTACCTCAAGGCGTTGGAGTACGCCCGCTCCCGCCCGCAGGGCCGCCGGCTCGGGGCGGCCGACCCGAGCGCGCCGCAGGTGCCGATCATCGAGCACGCCGACGTGCGCCGCATGCTGCTGGCGCAGAAGTCGTACGTCGAGGGCGCGCTGGCGCTCAACCTCTACTGCTCGCGGCTGCTCGACGTCCAGGCGACCGCGCGCGACGAGGAGGAGCGCACCGGGACCGGTCGGCTGCTCGACCTTCTGACGCCGATCGCGAAGTCCTGGCCGTCGCAGTGGGGGCAGGAGAGCAACAGCCTGGCGATCCAGGTGCTCGGCGGCTCGGGCTACACCCGCGACTACGACGTCGAGGCCCACTGGCGCGACCAGCGGCTCAACCCCATCCACGAGGGCACCCACGGCATCCAGGCGCTCGACCTCCTCGGTCGCAAGGTCCTCGGCGGCGGTGGCGCCTCGCTCGTGGCGCTGGCCGCCCGGATCGGCGAGACCGTCGCCCGGGCCCGCGACCTCGGCGGGGAGCCCGCCGCCCACGCCGACGCGCTGCAGTCGGCGGTCGACCGGCTGGGCGAGGTGACGCTCGCGCTGGCCGGGCTCGGCGACCCGGAGCGGACGATGGCCAACGCCACCGTCTACCTCGAGGCCGCGGGGCACGTCGTGGTCGCGTGGATGTGGCTCGAGCAGCTCGTCGCGGTCGGGGACCGGACGGGCGACTTCTACGACGGCAAGCGGGCCGCGGCGCGCTACTTCTTCCGCTGGGAGCTGCCCAAGGTGGGCCCGATGCTCGACCTGCTCGCCTCCGGCGACACCACCACGCTGGAGATGCGCGACGCCTGGTTCTAG
- a CDS encoding PH domain-containing protein, which yields MIPEPGEGFVRLSPLKLLLDPVKAVAQFVVPLVIALVGISRSDTKFWPIIFPLVVLGPLVLGALPWLTTHYRLTGTQIQVRSGILNKKTSTAPLDRVRSVDLEASLLHRILGLQKVQIGTGVDDDRITLDALAAADAQALRTTLLTRRAVAEQQAAPAAVGQNDDLSFDQPDQPIAPPPPPAAPAVPLANIDWSWLRFAPFSLGRLVLLFGGLGVLSQFADDLPIWNEETATSAWQWLTQFAVAAIVLVLSVSALALWLVVSVAGYVLQWWGFRLVREHGSLHLTSGLVTTRSISVEEAKVRGVEMTEPVLLRLVGGAELSTLATGVEDGVTQVLPPCPRGVAVAVGEAVLERPGPLTGRLVEHGPKARRRAWFRQLRNALDVIVLLAVAWWWFDLTWWWLAVIGAALLALGAAAGEASYRHLGHDLAGDHLVAGGGTFARIRTVLETDGIIGWVVSQSWWQRRVGLVDLTATTAAGTERVLVRDVRLDVAVALADRATPGLLTDFVDRV from the coding sequence GTGATCCCCGAGCCCGGCGAGGGCTTCGTCCGGCTCAGCCCGCTCAAGCTGCTGCTCGATCCCGTGAAGGCCGTCGCGCAGTTCGTCGTGCCCCTGGTCATCGCGCTGGTCGGGATCAGCCGGAGCGACACGAAGTTCTGGCCAATCATCTTCCCGCTCGTCGTGCTGGGCCCCCTCGTCCTCGGCGCGCTGCCGTGGCTGACCACCCACTACCGCCTGACCGGCACCCAGATCCAGGTGCGCAGCGGCATCCTCAACAAGAAGACCTCGACCGCGCCGCTGGACCGCGTGCGCAGCGTCGACCTCGAGGCGTCCCTGCTCCACCGCATCCTCGGCCTGCAGAAGGTGCAGATCGGCACGGGGGTCGACGACGACCGCATCACGCTCGACGCCCTCGCCGCTGCCGACGCCCAGGCACTGCGTACGACGCTGCTGACGCGGCGCGCCGTCGCGGAGCAGCAGGCCGCTCCGGCAGCCGTGGGCCAGAACGACGACCTGTCGTTCGACCAGCCCGACCAGCCCATTGCGCCGCCCCCTCCCCCGGCCGCACCGGCGGTGCCGCTCGCGAACATCGACTGGTCCTGGCTGCGCTTCGCACCCTTCAGCCTCGGCCGGCTGGTGCTGCTGTTCGGCGGGCTCGGGGTGCTGTCGCAGTTCGCCGACGACCTCCCGATCTGGAACGAGGAGACGGCCACCTCGGCGTGGCAGTGGCTCACCCAGTTCGCCGTCGCCGCCATCGTGCTCGTGCTCTCCGTCAGCGCGCTGGCCCTGTGGCTGGTGGTCTCCGTCGCCGGCTACGTCCTGCAGTGGTGGGGCTTCCGGCTCGTGCGCGAGCACGGTTCGCTCCACCTCACCTCCGGGCTGGTGACGACGCGGTCCATCTCGGTGGAGGAGGCCAAGGTCCGTGGCGTCGAGATGACCGAGCCGGTGCTCCTGCGACTCGTCGGTGGCGCCGAGCTCTCCACGCTGGCCACCGGCGTCGAGGACGGCGTCACGCAGGTGCTGCCGCCGTGCCCCCGCGGGGTCGCCGTCGCGGTCGGCGAGGCCGTCCTCGAACGTCCCGGCCCGCTGACCGGCCGCCTCGTGGAGCACGGCCCGAAGGCCCGGCGCCGCGCGTGGTTCCGCCAGCTCCGCAACGCGCTCGACGTCATCGTGCTGCTCGCGGTCGCCTGGTGGTGGTTCGACCTCACCTGGTGGTGGCTCGCCGTCATCGGTGCCGCGCTCCTCGCCCTCGGCGCGGCGGCGGGCGAGGCGTCGTACCGCCACCTCGGTCACGACCTCGCCGGCGACCACCTCGTCGCCGGGGGCGGCACCTTCGCCCGCATCCGCACCGTGCTCGAGACCGACGGCATCATCGGCTGGGTCGTCTCGCAGTCGTGGTGGCAGCGCCGCGTCGGGCTCGTCGACCTGACGGCCACGACGGCCGCGGGCACCGAGCGGGTGCTGGTGCGCGACGTACGCCTCGACGTGGCCGTGGCGCTGGCCGACCGGGCGACGCCCGGGCTGCTGACCGACTTCGTGGACCGGGTCTAG
- a CDS encoding PH domain-containing protein, giving the protein MTDVGGTPVLREPANRVSPQAIPFWTVSALVGDAVLVVGAALVWWLVPGVPGWAGLLVLLLALVAVAHVVLMPRIRYRVHRWEVTDTAVHTREGWIGRQTRIAPISRVQTVDSRQGAVMRLFGLASITVTTASAAGPITVDCLDADTARHVVARLTAITAATEDDAT; this is encoded by the coding sequence ATGACTGACGTGGGGGGTACGCCGGTGCTGCGCGAGCCGGCCAACCGGGTCTCGCCGCAGGCGATCCCGTTCTGGACCGTGTCGGCTCTGGTCGGCGACGCCGTGCTCGTGGTCGGCGCCGCGCTCGTCTGGTGGCTGGTCCCGGGCGTCCCGGGCTGGGCCGGTCTGCTGGTGCTCCTGCTCGCGCTCGTCGCGGTGGCACACGTGGTGCTGATGCCCCGGATCCGCTACCGGGTGCACCGGTGGGAGGTCACCGACACGGCGGTCCACACCCGTGAGGGGTGGATCGGCCGGCAGACCCGCATCGCCCCCATCAGCCGGGTGCAGACGGTCGACTCCCGCCAGGGCGCGGTGATGCGGCTGTTCGGGCTCGCCTCGATCACGGTCACGACCGCCTCGGCTGCCGGACCGATCACCGTCGACTGCCTCGACGCCGACACCGCCCGGCACGTGGTCGCACGGCTGACCGCCATCACCGCGGCCACCGAGGACGACGCCACGTGA
- a CDS encoding M57 family metalloprotease — MLNSRTSRLATATIGAAALALSVQPGANAVLAQDDIPTFQEFRAATFQDVGGQYVVNGDETISSTKKLRDYYDSMVRKQDSGSTSLVVNTVGGADDVWSASQAGALTYCVSDRFGADKANVVAAMNDGVGQWEAASGGVDFVHVTSADASCTVSNSSVLFSVEPTSTTQYIARAFFPSSPDSQRNVLVNAGSLMSSGSWTPGNIMAHELGHTLGFRHEHTRPEAGTCFEDNNWRPLTPYDAASIMHYPQCNGSSSDLSMTETDRAGVRSVYGS; from the coding sequence ATGTTGAACAGCAGGACCAGCCGGCTCGCCACCGCCACGATCGGGGCAGCAGCCCTGGCCCTCTCGGTGCAGCCAGGTGCGAACGCTGTCCTTGCGCAGGACGACATACCGACCTTCCAGGAGTTCCGCGCCGCGACCTTCCAGGACGTCGGCGGCCAGTACGTCGTCAACGGGGACGAGACGATCTCGTCGACGAAGAAGCTGCGCGACTACTACGACTCGATGGTCAGGAAGCAGGACTCGGGCTCGACCTCGCTGGTGGTCAACACGGTCGGCGGCGCCGACGACGTGTGGTCGGCGAGCCAGGCGGGGGCACTCACCTACTGCGTGAGCGACCGCTTCGGCGCCGACAAGGCGAACGTCGTGGCCGCGATGAACGACGGCGTGGGCCAGTGGGAGGCCGCATCGGGAGGTGTCGACTTCGTGCACGTCACGTCGGCCGACGCGAGCTGCACGGTGTCGAACAGCTCGGTGCTCTTCTCCGTGGAGCCGACCAGCACCACCCAGTACATCGCCCGGGCCTTCTTCCCGAGCAGTCCCGACAGCCAGCGCAACGTGCTCGTCAACGCCGGCTCGCTGATGAGCAGCGGCTCCTGGACGCCGGGCAACATCATGGCCCACGAGCTCGGCCACACCCTCGGCTTCCGCCATGAGCACACCCGTCCCGAGGCCGGCACGTGCTTCGAGGACAACAACTGGCGGCCGCTGACGCCGTACGACGCGGCGTCGATCATGCACTACCCGCAGTGCAACGGGTCCTCGAGCGACCTGTCGATGACCGAGACGGATCGCGCGGGGGTGCGGTCGGTCTACGGCTCCTGA